CTaacttttgtgtttttttttttactttagtgGCTATTATTAGAGTATATAATTTTTAGTGGTGGAGTGTAATTACACTTgctcaaaataataattttatataaacaaacaaattatatgtattattaACATATGTATTGTGGTGGAATGATCGAGATTCTTCTGCTCTTAACTAGAGATTACATATTCGAGTTTTTgggaatgaaaaatattagagaaaattttaaaaataacgaAGATAATAGATAATATAAGGTTCAATAGTTATAGTTTGGTAATTGCGCTTCGTAGTTATAGTTTCGTTTAATATAGAGGCTGACTTTGTATATTTTGTTTGCAAATATACAGAAAAGGTAAGTATATACCAATGAAAACtgttgtttatatattttccttACGAATATACAAACAAGGTAAGTATATAGAAATTTcgtatttatatatacatttaggaatttttcagaatttcgtTTGTATATTTACCTTATCAATACACAAACAAGGTAATTTATAACGAATTTTTCTTAAATCGTATGCAAATAGCTATATAAGCATATACCTCatatattactttttctttatacTATTGTAAATTTATTGTTCAGATTGTTGATGTAAggagcatcataaaatgatgcaaTGTATTTCAACATTGTACACATCTGATACATTATGAAATTGACTAAATGATATATAACAATATGTATCAACAAGTCCGGCTCCCATGGATAAAGATGTAGCATAGCTGGTTCTGAGGTAATCCATGGTTTTGATGGGTTTTTCAGTATTATCCAGGGGATTTGCAGTGGTCATCATGGCAGATCGAATAGCGGAAGGACTCCAATCAGGATGTACTCCTTTTAGCATTGCAGCAATTCCGGAAATGTGAGGAGCAGCCATCGAAGTGCCTGAAAGAAGACTGTAATCACTATTCAAAAATGTATTGACACCAATGACTGCAGCTGAAGTGTTCGATGGCCAGGCTGCTAAAATTAACTCCCCTGGTGCCATAATATCTGGCTTTGCAACTCGTAGATAGCTTAGAGAGGGGCCTCTCGAGGAAAATGTCGAAACAACTGGAGCAGGCTTAACAGAAAAATGTGTTTCCTGTAAACTGATGCTGACTTTTGGTTTAGCACTTGTTTTTGCATAGTCTACCACCTTTTTCCAATCCTTACTGCTGATTACAGCTCCAGGAGTCGTAAAATAATTGGATGACAATACATCCGGATCTCCATAAACATATGCGCCTCCAAATTTTGCCTCTGAGATAGCCCCCATTTGATCAGAGACTGATAAGTCTTCTTGTGAAGTGCTATAACAAAGAGTGATGCTACGTGCTTTATTAGGGACTAGGGCTAAATCATCAGACGAATCACAAGTGGATAGGCTTCCATTGTAAACCAAATCAAAATCGTTGTTGTTGGTTTTCACTGGAAACAAGCTAAATCCAGTAATCTTTAAGCCATTCCCTAAAGTTATAGTCCCCGAAAATGATCGGTCAGTACTGCCTGATGCCACAGTAAAGATCCAGGGGAATCCATTGGATAAAGTTCCCATTTCAGGACCATTATTCCCAGCTGAAGCAGAGACTGACACACCCTTCATCATGGCACCAAAAGAAGCTATTGCAATAGCATCTTCATACAGTGGACCAAATCCATACCCATAAGAAATTGATATTACGTCAACGCCATCTGCAACCGCTTGGTCCATAGCAGCAATTAAATCAGAAGTGACAGTCCCTTCTTCAAAGCTAAACTTATACACAGCAAGCCTAGCTCGTGACGCAATACCTCTTGCTGTTCCAGGAGCATATCCAAAATATGAAACTCCTTTTACAGGACTACCAGCAGCAATGGAAGCAACATGAGTGCCATGACCTCTCGTATCTCTTGCAGAATTCATGGAAAGGACGATAGTAGGATCGCTAGCCAAAAGCCCCTTATTGAAATAATTCGCTCCAATGAGTTTCCTGTTGCACAATGAAGAATTGAAATCTGTTCCTGGCTTGCAAATTCCCTTCCACCTTTTTGGTATTGCAGATAGTCCATCATCTCTGAAACTAGCAGATTCTGGCCAGACACCAGTGTCGAGTACACGGATGATCACATCTTCACCAAAACCAGACGCCGGCCATAGCCCTGAAGCAGGATTAAGCTTAAGAAACTCAGGGGAATGTGTAGTGTGAGCTTCAACAGGCCTGTCTTTATAAGCTGAAACAAAGCCTGGAGACTTCTCGAGTGCTTCGATTTCATCTTTAGACAACACAGCACTGAAGCCATGAAGGACACTGTCATAAGAATAAAGAAGCTTTGGAAGTGGATGGTGGGTATTTCGTGTAGTGGGAGCTTCAATCTTGACGGTATCAATAATGTAAGAATGCCAGTTTTGGTGAGTCGCTAAGATTTTAGGCATAAAAGACTTATCCAAATGGACAATGTAAGTAGACCTCTCAGCTGAGGTTcctaaaaacaaagaaagaaacaaagaaaaggaACTATTGTCTTCATAGTTATATCTCTTTATTTGTGTTTTCCTACTATGACAGAGGCCTCCTTCTTATACACACTCTAAGAGTCATTGTGAATCAATTTCAAATTTCCAATGGATGGTCATTTTTACTAGTTTAAGTAAGTGGAATTATAGCCACTTTTGTTAATGGAAACAGGATTCCTGTACATGCACCAATTTATCAAAACAGTTCTTCAAACAGATGCATTCGAGCATCGAGTTTTTGTAAACAACTTCTCTATCTCCGCAAGATAATGATAAGGTCTGCGTACATTCTACACTTTCCAGAaccatttatgaaatttaagtgGATATTTCTCTTTAAAAGAAGTACTTTGGCATTGTTtctcaaaaatatctttttccaCTAACATGCATaacagttacattttcaaaaaagaaattacaaaaaaacaATATCATGTGTTTCATTTCTTAAATGTCTCACAAAATCCCAAAAAAGTCtttcaattcatcaatattataCTCATCtaacataatattttacaaACGATACATGTCAATCATCTAAATAAGTTTATATTGCTTGGTATTTTGTTTCAAAGTTTGCCTATCCGCGTTTTAATTGACGAAAGAATAATGAACGATcggagtaattaattaattaattaatttatatatatatatatgcatgcgTTGAAATTTCAGTAAATTACACTAAAAATTAAATCTCTCTATATtcctaaataattatatatttaatcttgatcatcaattaaaaac
The sequence above is a segment of the Solanum lycopersicum chromosome 10, SLM_r2.1 genome. Coding sequences within it:
- the LOC101253643 gene encoding subtilisin-like protease SBT3; the protein is MPKILATHQNWHSYIIDTVKIEAPTTRNTHHPLPKLLYSYDSVLHGFSAVLSKDEIEALEKSPGFVSAYKDRPVEAHTTHSPEFLKLNPASGLWPASGFGEDVIIRVLDTGVWPESASFRDDGLSAIPKRWKGICKPGTDFNSSLCNRKLIGANYFNKGLLASDPTIVLSMNSARDTRGHGTHVASIAAGSPVKGVSYFGYAPGTARGIASRARLAVYKFSFEEGTVTSDLIAAMDQAVADGVDVISISYGYGFGPLYEDAIAIASFGAMMKGVSVSASAGNNGPEMGTLSNGFPWIFTVASGSTDRSFSGTITLGNGLKITGFSLFPVKTNNNDFDLVYNGSLSTCDSSDDLALVPNKARSITLCYSTSQEDLSVSDQMGAISEAKFGGAYVYGDPDVLSSNYFTTPGAVISSKDWKKVVDYAKTSAKPKVSISLQETHFSVKPAPVVSTFSSRGPSLSYLRVAKPDIMAPGELILAAWPSNTSAAVIGVNTFLNSDYSLLSGTSMAAPHISGIAAMLKGVHPDWSPSAIRSAMMTTANPLDNTEKPIKTMDYLRTSYATSLSMGAGLVDTYCYISFSQFHNVSDVYNVEIHCIIL